The DNA sequence CGAACCAAGATGGATGTGTATGACAAGTCATGCAGTCCTTTGTTTTTTCAGGGAGGCGTGAGGTGTTTCGTTTGGGTCCAAGATCACAAGACTAATGTGACAAACTTGTGTGTGTTGCACACTCTACTTCTAGCAAATGGAAACAGCTGTTCTTGCTTGTAGAACTAGAGAAGGGGAGGAACTGCAGCGTCAATATACAGTTGCTGGAACTAATGACAGACTAGCAGAGCTGGAGTGTGACCATTTCTCCCTAAGGTAATCTTTTTCAATACTAGGCAGATTTCTGCATTTCCTCATTGATTGCCATGTAGTATGCATCTCTACCTAGTAGTGTACCATTTTTTAGTGGGCGAAAGCAAAGAGCATGGTTTATCATACATATCTATTCATACACAGTACATAGTTCTTCAATTCTACCTTTATTATAAACTATGATAGGTAGCTGAGCTAAGGTACTCTCCTTTATCCAGGCTTCATAGTACGAATCAATATGTTAGTGTTTTATATTGTATGAATCAATATGTACGACGCAGGATGtgtattattttctttttgataAGATGTTGTGTGTTATGTTTGTAATACTATTGGGCCTAGCTCCTAGTTTCTTTTTCCTTGTACCTTCTTTGTTTTAGTGTTCTCTATATATCTGGTGTGTGTTCGGTTCGCATCCATGAATATTATGTGCATTTCGAACATCTATGTTTTCTTGGTCGTTCAACTGACATTGTAGATCGGAGCACCGATTGATCGAGCACTTGCAGATGAACGGAGAGCTGTGGGTGCAGTCGCCACGTCTTCTCAACCGCAAAATCAACTTTCTGAGGTATAACAAGCGGGTGGCGGAGGGGCAGTGGGCTGTGATGGACGTGTCTGTCGACGGCATCCTTGGACTGCCAGCAGGTAGCCGCACCACTGATGACGCCGCCATTGCAAACAACACAACAGGCTGCAGGCTGCTGCTGTCCGGCTGCCTCATTGAGGACATGGGCAAGGGCAATGGCTACTGCAAGGTATACGTACCGTCCAACTCCAGCTTAGGAGTATTATTACTACAATCCCTCCATAAATAGTAAATATGTTTTAGAATTCAGACCTTCAAACTTGAAATTCTCTCTTGCATTGCAGATCACATGGGTTGTCCACGCGGAGTATGACGAGACCATGGTGCCAACATTCAGGCCACTGCTCCGCTCCGGTAAGGCTTTCGGCGTGCGCCGCTGGCTCGCGACGCTGCAGAGGCAGTACGAGTACCTCGCTGTTCTGCACTCCAGCCAGGTCCCAAGAGGCGACAACGACAACAACACAGGTCAGTCATGTCATGGACAACAAGGAAACTATCCATATTTAACCTTTGATTTCATTTTTCATGTTAGTGTTTTATATTGTATGAATCAATACTTTGACGAACCAAGATGGATGTGTATGACAAGTCATGCAGTCCTTTGTTTTTTCAGGGAGGCGTGAGGTGTTTCGTTTGGGTCCAAGATCACAAGACTAATGTGACAAAGTTGTGTGTGTTGCACACTCTACTTCTAGCAAATGGAAACAGCTGTTCTTGCTTGTAGAACTAGAGAAGGGGAGGAACTGCAGCGTCTATATACAGTTGGTGGAACTAATGACAGACTAGCAGAGCTGGAGTGTGACCATTTCACCCTAAGGTAATCCTTTTCAATACTAGGCAGATTTCTGCATTTCCTCATTGATTGCCATGTAGTATGCATCTCTACCTAGTGGTGTACAATTTTTTAATGGGCGAAAGCAAAGAGCATGGTTTATCATACATATCTATTCATACACAGTACATAGTTCTTCAATTCTACCTTTATTATAAACTATGAAAGGTAGCTAAGCTAAGGTACTCTCCTTTAGCCAGGCTTCATAGTACGAATCAATATGTTAGTGTTTTATATAGTATGAATAAATATGTACGACGCAGGATGtgtattattttctttttgataAGATGCTTTGTGTTATGTTCGTAATACCGTTGGGCCTAGCTCCTAGTTTTTTTTCCTTGTACCTTCTTTGTTTTATATCTGGTGTGTGTTCGGTTCACATCCATGAATATTCTGTGCATTTCGAACATCTATGTTTTCTTGGTCGTTCAACTGACATTGTGGATCGGAGCACCGATTGATCGAGCACTTGCAGATGAACGCAGAGCTGTGGGTGCAGTCACCACGTCTGCTCAAACGCAAAATCAACTTTCTGAGGTATAATAAGCGGGTGGCGGAGGGGCAATGGGCTGTGATGGACGTGTCTGTCGATGGCATCCTTGGACCGCCAGCAGGTAGCCGCACCACTGATGCCGCCGTCGTTGCAAACAACACAACAGGCTGCAGGCTGCTGCCGTCCGGCTGCCTCATTGAAGACATGGGCAAGGGCAATGGCTACTGCAAGGTATATGTACATTCCAACTCCTGCTTTGGAGTATTATTACTACAATCCCTCCATAAACAATAAATATATTTTAGAATTCAGACCTTCAAACTTGAAATTCTCTCTTGCATTGCATATCACATGTGTTGTCCACGCGGAGTATGACGAGACCATGGTGCCAACATTGTCCAACTCCAGCTTTCGGCGCGCACCGCTGGCTCGCGACGCTGCAGAGGCAGTACGAGTACCTCGCTGTTCTGCACTCCAGCCAGGTCCCAAGAGGCGACAACGACAACAACACAGGTGAGTCATGTCATGGACAACAAGGAAACTGTCCATATTTAACCTTTGATTTCATTTTTCATGTTAGTGTTTTATATTGTATGAATCAATACTTCGACGAACCAAGATGGATGTGTATGACAAGTCATGCAGTCCTTTGTTTTTTCAGGGAGGCGTGAGGTGTTTCGTTTGGGTCCAAGATCACAAGACTAATGTGACAAAATTGTGTGTGTTGCACACTCTACTTCTAGCAAATGGAAACAGCTGTTCTTGCTTGTAGAACTAGAGAAGGGGAGGAACTGCAGCGTCAATATACAGTTGCTGGAACTAATGACAGACTAGCAGAGCTGGAGTGTGACCATTTCTCCCTAAGGTAATCTTTTTCAATACTAGGCAGATTTCTGCATTTCCTCATTGATTGCCATGTAGTATGCATCTCTACCTAGTAGTGTACCATTTTTTAGTGGGCGAAAGCAAAGAGCATGGTTTATCATACATATCTATTCATACACAGTACATAGTTCTTCAATTCTACCTTTATTATAAACTATGACAGGTAGCTGAGCTAAGGTACTCTCCTTTATCCAGGCTTCATAGTACGAATCAATATGTTAGTGTTTTATATTGTATGAATCAATATGTACGACGCAGGATGtgtattattttctttttcataaGATGATGTGTGTTATGTTTGTAATACTATTGGGCCTAGCTCCTAGTTTCTTTTTCCTTGTACCTTCTTTGTTTTAGTGTTCTCTATATATCTGGTGTGTGTTCGGTTCGCATCCATGAATATTATGTGCATTTCGAACATCTATGTTTTCTTGGTCGTTCAACTGACATTGTAGATCGGAGCACCGATTGATCGAGCACTTGCAGATGAACGCAGAGCTGTGGGTGCAGTCGCCACGTCTGCTCAACCGCAAAATCAACTTTCTGAGGTATAACAAGCGGGTGGCGGAGGGGCAGTGGGCTGTGATGGACGTGTCTGTCGACGGCATCCTTGGACTGCCAGCAGGTAGCCGCACCACTGATGACGCCGCCGTTGCAAACAACACAACAGGCTGCAGGCTGCTGCTGTCCGGCTGCCTCATTGAGGACATGGGCAAGGGCAATGGCTACTGCAAGGTATACGTACCGTCCAACTCCAGCTTAGGAGTATTATTACTACAATCCCTCCATAAATAGTAAATATGTTTTAGAATTCAGACCTTCAAACTTGAAATTCTCTCTTGCATTGCAGATCACATGGGTTGTCCACGCGGAGTATGACGAGACCATGGTGCCAACATTCAGGCCACTGCTCCGCTCCGGTAAGGCTTTCGGCGCGCACCGCTGGCTCGCGACGCTGCAGAGGCAGTACGAGTACCTCGCTGTTCTGCACTCCAGCCAGGTCCCAAGAGGCGACAACGACAACAACACAGGTGAGTCATGTCATGGACAACAAGGAAACTGTCCATATTTAACCTTTGATTTCATTTTTCATGTTAGTGTTTTATATTGTATGAATCAATACTTCGACGAACCAAGATGGATGTGTATGACAAGTCATGCAGTCCTTTGTTTTTTCAGGGAGGCGTGAGGTGTTTCGTTTGGGTCCAAGATCACAAGACTAATGTGACAAACTTGTGTGTGTTGCACACTCTACTTCTAGCAAATGGAAACAGCTGTTCTTGCTTGTAGAACTAGAGAAGGGGAGGAACTGCAGCGTCTATATACAGTTGGTGGAACTAATGACAGACTAGCAGAGCTGGAGTGTGACCATTTCACCCTAAGGTAATCCTTTTCAATACTAGGCAGATTTCTGCATTTCCTCATTGATTGCCATGTAGTATGCATCTCTACCTAGTGGTGTACAATTTTTTAATGGGCGAAAGCAAAGAGCATGGTTTATCATACATATCTATTCATACACAGTACATAGTTCTTCAATTCTACCTTTATTATAAACTATGAAAGGTAGCTGAGCTAAGGTACTCTCCTTTAGCCAGGCTTCATAGTACGAATCAATATGTTAGTGTTTTATATTGTATGAATAAATATGTACGACGCAGGATGtgtattattttctttttgataAGATGCTTTGTGTTATGTTCGTAATACCGTTGGGCCTAGCTCCTAGTTTTTTTTCCTTGTACCTTCTTTGTTTTAGTGTTCTCTATATATCTGGTGTGTGTTCGGTTCACATCCATGAATATTCTGTGCATTTCGAACATCTATGTTTTCTTGGTCGTTCAACTGACATTGTGGATCGGAGCACCGATTGATCGAGCACTTGCAGATGAACGCAGAGCTGTGGGTGCAGTCACCACGTCTGCTCAAACGCAAAATCAACTTTCTGAGGTATAATAAGCGGGTGGCGGAGGGGCAATGGGCTGTGATGGACGTGTCTGTCGATGGCATCCTTGGACCGCCAGCAGGTAGCCGCACCACTGATGCCGCCGTCGTTGCAAACAACACAACAGGCTGCAGGCTGCTGCCGTCCGGCTGCCTCATTGAAGACATGGGCAAGGGCAATGGCTACTGCAAGGTATATGTACATTCCAACTCCTGCTTTGGAGTATTATTACTACAATCCCTCCATAAACAGTAAATATATTTTAGAATTCAGACCTTCAAACTTGAAATTCTCTCTTGCATTGCAGATCACATGTGTTGTCCACGCGGAGTATGACGAGACCATGGTGCCAACATTGTCCAACTCTAGCTTTCGGCGCGCACCGCTGGCTCGCGACGCTGCAGAGGCAGTACGAGTACCTCGCTGTTCTGCACTCCAGCCAGGTCCCAAGAGGCGACAACGACAACAACACAGGTGAGTCATGTCATGGACAACAAGGAAACTGTCCATATTTAACCTTTGATTTCATTTTTCATGTTAGTGTTTTATATTGTATGAATCAATACTTCGACGAACCAAGATGGATGTGTATGACAAGTCATGCAGTCCTTTGTTTTTTCAGGGAGGCGTGAGGTGTTTCGTTTGGGTCCAAGATCACAAGACTAATGTGACAAAATTGTGTGTGTTGCACACTCTACTTCTAGCAAATGGAAACAGCTGTTCTTGCTTGTAGAACTAGAGAAGGGGAGGAACTGCAGCGTATATATACAGTTGCTAAAACTAATGACAGACTAGCAGAGCTGGAGTGTGACCATTTCTCCCTAAGGTAATCTTTTTCAATACTAGGCAGATTTCTACATTTCCTCATTGATTGCCATGTAGTATGCATCTCTACCTAGTAGTGTACCATTTTTTAGTGGGCGAAAGCAAAGAGCATGGTTTATCATACATATCTATTCATACACAGTACATAGTTCTTCAATTCTACCTTTATTATAAACTATGAAAGGTAGCTGAGCTAAGGTACTCTCCTTTATCCAGGCTTCATAGTACGAATCAATATGTTAGTGTTTTATATTGTATGAATCAATATGTACGACGCATGATGtgtattattttctttttgataAGATGTTGTGTGTTATGTTCGTAATACTGTTGGGCCTAGCTCCTAGTTTCTTTTTCCTTGTACCTTCTTTGTTTTAGTGTTCTCTATATATCTGGTGTGTGTTCGGTTCGCATCCATGAATATTATGTGCATTTCGAACATCTATGTTTTCTTGGTCGTTCAACTGACATTGTAGATCGGAGCACCGATTGATCGAGCACTTGCAGATGAACGCAGAGCTGTGGGTGCAGTCGCCACGTCTGCTCAACCGCAAAATCAACTTTCTGAGGTATAACAAGCGGGTGGCGGAGGGGCAGTGGGCTGTGATGGACGTGTCTGTCGACGGCATCCTTGGACTGCCAGCAGGTAGCCGCACCACTGATGACGCCGCCGTTGCAAACAACACAACAGGCTGCAGGCTGCTGCTGTCCGGCTGCCTCATTGAGGACATGGGCAAGGGCAATGGCTACTGCAAGGTATACGTACCGTCCAACTCCAGCTTAGGAGTATTATTACTACAATCCCTCCATAAATAGTAAATATGTTTTAGAATTCAGACCTTCAAACTTGAAATTCTCTCTTGCATTGCAGATCACATGGGTTGTCCACGCGGAGTATGACGAGACCATGGTGCCAACATTCAGGCCACTGCTCCGCTCCGGTAAGGCTTTCGGCGCGCACCGCTGGCTCGCATCGCTGCAGAGGCAGTACGAGTACCTCGCTGTTCTGCACTCCAGCCAGGTCCCTAGAGGCGACAACGACAACAACACAGGTGAGTCATGTCATGGACAACAAGAAAACTGTCCATATTTAACGTTTGATTTCATTTTTCACGTTAGTGTTTTATATTGTATGAATCAATACTTTGACGAACCAAGATGGATGTATATGACAAGTCATGCAGTCCTTTGTTTTTTCAGGGACGCGTGAGGTGTTTCGTTTGGGTCCAAGATCACAAGACTAATGTGACAAACTTGTGTGTGCTGCACACTCTACTTCTAGCAAATGGAAACAGCTGTTCTTGCTTGTAGAACTAGAGAAGTGGAGGAACTGCAGCGTCTATATACAGTTGGTGGAACTAATGACAGACCAGCAGAGCTGGAGTGTGACCATTTCACCCTAAGGTAATCCTTTTCAATACTAGGCAGATTTCTGCTTTTCCTCATTGATTGACATGTAGTATGCATCTCTACCTAGTGGTGTACAATTTTTTAATGGGTGTGAGCAAAGAGCATGGTTTATCATACATATCTATTCATACACAGTACATAGTTCTTCAATTCTACCATTATTATAAACTATGAAAGGTAGCTGAGCTAATTAAGGCTACTCTCCTTTAGCCAGGCTTCATACTGTTAGCTTTGTTGTTTGTTTTTCGTTCTACACCTAGCATTGCTCATAATTTTACTACCTCATTTAATTGTTTTGTTGATGTGTAATCGATGTTTTTCGTtgataaatggaaaaggggTCAACCCAATTCAAAAACAAAATACTTTTGACTTTATATTATACATGCGATCTTTTGTTGTCTGCAAGCACAAACAATGCATGGGCATTATTGCATGTTGGTTATAGCAACATCACACATATCTGTGTTactcacctctctctctctctctcacacacacacacacacacacaccacacacatacacacacacatGAGGTGGAGGTTGAAGAAAAGGACaatagagaacacacaagcagatGAGCTTCTGAACTTGTTTGGCTATAGCATGCCGATGCCTCACAGGCCATGCTGCGGTGTTGTTCACTACTTGGACCATGCTGCCTACTACAAGTAATATTGTACCTACTACACCATACTTCCACCACTTCTATCCTATAGACAGGAAAATGGAGGGAACAATCTCTGTACAGATGTTCCTATGATGTGATGATGcaagggagatggagtagtagATTATCTAATAATTCTTTCCCTACTCAAGCTGCTACTCCTTGATATGATCATGCTCATTCTAGCCTGAAGCTCGCGGAATCAAATGAGTCTAAGTGGCATGGTGAAGATGTCCGCGAGCTACTACCTAGAGTCGATGAACTTGAGGACAATTTGTCATCCATCGGTGCAATCATGGATAAAGTTGTAACGTGTGTGGATGTGCAGCTGCCATGGAGAACTGTTTTTTTGGTCAATGGCTCATGGAGATGGCAGGCTTGTTCTCCACCATTAGTGCCGGTTCAGCAACCTCTTGCTCCTTGAGCTCAAAAAGAAGCTGACACAGCTGGCAGATTGTCGTTGCTGCAACAATATACTCTATTTCACAAGTAGAGTGCGACCACACTATGCTTCTATGATTGTTGGGAGACGGGACTTGATCCGAGCATGAAGAGCATAACTGAGGTGCTCTGCCTCAGGTGAATGTCTCCTGCCATGTCGGTAAACTCGATCAGCTCTAGCGGACTACAACACTTGTAAAAATGATGCTGTAGCATAGCTGGTGCTTGATTACAGCTAGATGATATTCCCCTGGCTCTTCCATGAAATGACTCATGTGTAGTCTATAGCGATCAGCGAACCCAAGGTCTGGCTATGTGTGAGTCAGATAGCATAACTTGCTAACAATTCTCCAATAGCGTGTCACATTGACCTTTGGTATGGTGGTTACCATTGACAACTTGATCCTCTCCTCTACCATGCCTTGCACTTTGCTATCCTGCACTGCTAGCTTCTATGGGTACATGCTCTGGCTAAGGGTGATGGAACTCTTCCCCTACTTCACCTCTATGTGGAAGTTGTAGGTGAGCAAACCATGATCGATTATGCAATAAAACTATTAGCTCATGCTTGAAGTTCTCGATGTCGCTCGGTCTAGACCCAGTGATCAATAGATCATCTACATACACACTAACAACCATATCTACCTTCGATAccatattgagttgcatgcactaACTAGGTCAACTCAAGGTCAACTCAATCTTAAGCTATTGGGAGAGAGAAGGGAAATTCACTTATACTTCAACAATCTCAAACCCATCACAAGAAGTACTTCCTCCAGCACTAGCAATTGTTCCCGAACCCCATCACAAGTCAAAATGGACATATGTTGTAGATATTTGTTTCATTATGTATCACACATTTACAAAACTAGTATAATGCCCATGCTAATAAAACAACAATATTCAAGTATATGCAAACCAGAACTAAGATATATTTAAAGTAAAACAATCAAAATATGTCCATGTGTAAGACTTGCCATTACAGGTCAACACATCACAATGTAGACCAATGGTATGATTTGAGAAATCCTTTTAGTGACTTTGACTAAAATAtcttcaaaaacaaaaaaataacaaTGTTAAGCCTTGCTATAGAAAAAAGTATTTCACAAAACTAGTACTTTCTCAAATTACATTTTGATGTTTTCCTTTTTGAACAATTACATTGCAACACCACTCATTACCATAGAACCAAacataaacaaaacaaaacaaaacatcaTGACACATGGAAGAAAGGATTATAGTGGGAGCTAGAAGAACTCTAGCCTAAACTAAAGTAGGATGATAGTCATCCTCCAAGCAAAATTCACTTCCACACTTGGTTCTATTGTAGTTATTTTGCTCATCAACCTAAGAAAAAGGGATTTAGAGAACTTTAAGTTTGTTTGTTTCTTTATGGTATAAATGTTTCTTTCTTTATGTATCAGACACTTAAAAAATGAGATCCATGAGTGAAACTGTCTATGCCCAAACACGTGTTTGATCTCTCTCAACCTAAACTTCCTATTCATGAGGGTGGAACTAATGATGGTCGATCTATTTCAATAGTTCAAACTTTGCCTAATTATTTTGATTCCCAAAGACCATTGTCTTTGTCAAGACAATCATCTCAAGGGAATGATAAATCAACCTTTTCAAATTGTGCCAAAAAATGTTGTTCAAAATGTAGTTCTCGTTATGGCAACAATGCAGTTACTACAGTGAATGTTCCGACCACATTGGCTGAAGAAATTGTTCGAGACACATTCATTGAAATAAGTGTTCTAGTGAGAAAATAGGTATGGCCAAGCTTAATGAATTACTAATTAGTATAAGCTAATATGACAGTATATCCTTAGATTTGTGGAGCTCTCCCAATAACATTGATGTATTGATAAATATCCTGAATGATGTCTCCATTGATGTCAGTTATTTACCTGTTGATGTTCCTCGAATGATTGTTGAAATAAATCATAGACTAATAGGATCCTAACTTAGACTAACATGACCACTACATAATTT is a window from the Sorghum bicolor cultivar BTx623 chromosome 5, Sorghum_bicolor_NCBIv3, whole genome shotgun sequence genome containing:
- the LOC110436046 gene encoding homeobox-leucine zipper protein ROC6-like codes for the protein MNAELWVQSPRLLNRKINFLRYNKRVAEGQWAVMDVSVDGILGLPAGSRTTDDAAVANNTTGCRLLLSGCLIEDMGKGNGYCKITWVVHAEYDETMVPTFRPLLRSGKAFGAHRWLATLQRQYEYLAVLHSSQVPRGDNDNNTGRREVFRLGPRSQD
- the LOC8076804 gene encoding homeobox-leucine zipper protein ROC6 isoform X1, which gives rise to MNAELWVQSPRLLNRKINFLRYNKRVAEGQWAVMDVSVDGILGLPAGSRTTDDAAVANNTTGCRLLLSGCLIEDMGKGNGYCKITWVVHAEYDETMVPTFRPLLRSGKAFGAHRWLASLQRQYEYLAVLHSSQVPRGDNDNNTGTREVFRLGPRSQD
- the LOC110435874 gene encoding homeobox-leucine zipper protein ROC6-like; amino-acid sequence: MNGELWVQSPRLLNRKINFLRYNKRVAEGQWAVMDVSVDGILGLPAGSRTTDDAAIANNTTGCRLLLSGCLIEDMGKGNGYCKITWVVHAEYDETMVPTFRPLLRSGKAFGVRRWLATLQRQYEYLAVLHSSQVPRGDNDNNTGRREVFRLGPRSQD
- the LOC8076804 gene encoding homeobox-leucine zipper protein ROC6 isoform X2, giving the protein MNAELWVQSPRLLKRKINFLRYNKRVAEGQWAVMDVSVDGILGPPAGSRTTDAAVVANNTTGCRLLPSGCLIEDMGKGNGYCKITCVVHAEYDETMVPTLSNSSFRRAPLARDAAEAVRVPRCSALQPGPKRRQRQQHRDA